The nucleotide sequence GCCAGCTTCTCCGGTGTCGAGTCGGTGCGGACACCGTTGTCACGGGTCACTGCCTTGCCGGGCAGATGGACCGGCGCAATCTCATCTAACAGATGATCCGATGCCCCAAGCGCCTTGCGATGCGATGACGCGGCGAAGGCATCTTGAAGGTCGCGCGTGAGATGGAATTCCCGTGCCAAGGTTTCCGCGGTGTCGCCCATGATCTCGCCGCTCACCGGATCGGTGAGGCCGAGTTGCAGGCCGATGCGCGGCTTGAAATCCTTGGGGCGAAAGTCGGCGATGGCGGTGATCTTTTCACCGGTCTCCTTTGCCTTCGAGAGCGCCGCGAATTTCGCGACCGTCCCGTGTGGATAAAAGAAGGGAATGCGCGACATGCTCTCCGCACCGCCGACGAGGAAAAGCTCGCCCTGCCCGGTGGCCAGCCTCTGGTGCGCGGTGGTAATCGCCTCCATCCCTGACGCGCAGTTTCGATGGACGGTCATCGCCGGCGTCTTCTCGGGAATACCGGAGCGAAGGGCGATGACGCGGGCGAGATTCGCGGCTTCCGCGGGTTGGGCGACGCAGCCGAAGATGACCTCGTCGATCAGTGCCGGATCGATGCCGGTGCGAAGCAAGAGCGAGGTGCATGCATGCCGCCCCAGGTCATCCGCTGTCAGCGCATCGAAGTCCGTGCCCGAACGAATGAACGGGGTGCGAATGCCTGCGATGATGAAGAGGTCATTCATGGTGCTTCGGGGTTCGGCCGGTTGTCGACGACCTTCTTTTCCTTCAGTTCCTTGCCCACGCCCTGCATGCGGCGCATCTCGTCCCATGAGTGGAAGACGATGTCGTTCGGTGCGAATTCCACCGCCTGGCCGAAGCGCTGGCTGATCTGTTCGCGCAGGGCCTCGCTGCCGGATCCTTCGGCAGGCACGGCATGGACAACCACTTGGTCCGTCTCCAACGGATCGTCATTGCGCTTGCGCAGTTCGATCTGCCACGCGCCGAGACCATCGGTGTCATCGAGCAGGTTTTCCAGCGCGTTAAAATCGACCAGCGTGCCCTTGAGCTTGTTCACGTTCAGTTCGCGGATGTCGGACACACGTGAGATTTTTCCGATGAGCCGCGGGCAGGTCCTACCGCAGTGCGGGCAGGGCTCGTAGGTGATACCGCCCTCGATCAGGTCGCCGGTGCGATAACGCACCACGACCGTGCCGCGGGCGTCCAGTGGTGTGCAGACAATCTCGCCGGGCTGTCCGTCGGGGACTCGCTTGCCGGTTTCCGGATCGACGATCTCCAGGAACATCTGGTCCGGATAGACGTGGAGGCCGGACACCTCCTCACCCTTCGGCGGCATGCACTCGGTCCATGCAAGCTTCGCTTCGGTGAATCCATAGGTGGACATGATCGCCACGTCCTCCGCTCCCATTTGCTCACAGAGCGCGCGCAGCTTCCTCCGCATGCCGAGTGGGACTTTCTCCCCGCCCAGCACGATGCGCTTCAGCTTTGTCCACCGCAGGCCGTCTTGAGTCGCCTGTTGCAGCAGGTGATACAGGAAGGTCGGCATCGCGATGATCGCGTCGGGATCGATCTTCGTGATCAGGTTCAGATTGCCCTCGGTGCCCAGCGTCTTGCCACCGCCCGTGGACATCATGAAGGTATTGAATCCCGTGCCCGCATGATGCGCGAGCCAGAAGGCAAGGTGAGGCGCGAAGGGGAAAGCATTGATGTGCCGCCACGAGGCATCGGACTGGCAAAGCTCCATCATCCGTCGCCCGCATTCC is from Luteolibacter flavescens and encodes:
- a CDS encoding thiolase family protein, with the translated sequence MNDLFIIAGIRTPFIRSGTDFDALTADDLGRHACTSLLLRTGIDPALIDEVIFGCVAQPAEAANLARVIALRSGIPEKTPAMTVHRNCASGMEAITTAHQRLATGQGELFLVGGAESMSRIPFFYPHGTVAKFAALSKAKETGEKITAIADFRPKDFKPRIGLQLGLTDPVSGEIMGDTAETLAREFHLTRDLQDAFAASSHRKALGASDHLLDEIAPVHLPGKAVTRDNGVRTDSTPEKLAKLRPIFDRQSGSVTAGNSSQVTDGAVALLVGSEQAAKKLGIEPLGRLTSYAYTGCDPRRMGLGPVHAIAKLGRSPESADVIEINEAFAAQVLAVLAALKQPDKCGAGMSPVEISPERINRRGGAIALGHPVGASGARLILTALHQLRETGGRQALATLCVGGGQGAALWLERP
- a CDS encoding phenylacetate--CoA ligase family protein produces the protein MKPRPSNPWWATTSHDEIHQRQDVLLRRLLKDRVVPFTAYYGKLFKELGIEAGDIRGTDDLEKLPFTSKADLANPRDFVIIPDEKVLRHQWSTLKYAITHGPSATKQALEEELRPILLTSTTGRSSAPVPFLYTKHDLANLEECGRRMMELCQSDASWRHINAFPFAPHLAFWLAHHAGTGFNTFMMSTGGGKTLGTEGNLNLITKIDPDAIIAMPTFLYHLLQQATQDGLRWTKLKRIVLGGEKVPLGMRRKLRALCEQMGAEDVAIMSTYGFTEAKLAWTECMPPKGEEVSGLHVYPDQMFLEIVDPETGKRVPDGQPGEIVCTPLDARGTVVVRYRTGDLIEGGITYEPCPHCGRTCPRLIGKISRVSDIRELNVNKLKGTLVDFNALENLLDDTDGLGAWQIELRKRNDDPLETDQVVVHAVPAEGSGSEALREQISQRFGQAVEFAPNDIVFHSWDEMRRMQGVGKELKEKKVVDNRPNPEAP